A single Altererythrobacter sp. BO-6 DNA region contains:
- a CDS encoding Zn-dependent alcohol dehydrogenase — MAKAAILEQPGQGLVIGEVELADPGPHEVLIDTKACGLCHSDLHFIDGAYPHPLPAIPGHEAAGVVRAVGSEVKTVKPGDHVVSCLSAFCGHCEFCVTGRMALCMGADTRRGSGSAPRITRADGSPVMQMLNLSAFSEQMLIHEHACVAIDKDMPLDRAAVIGCAVTTGAGTIFNAAKVVPGETVAVIGCGGVGLAVINAAKIAGAGKVIAADPIPEKRELAKALGATHTVDAMAPDAAKQIIEISGGGVHYGIEAVGRQASADLAVASLRRGGTAIILGMMPLDCKVGLGAMDLLGGKKLMGALMGMNHFPVDLPRLVDFYMRGLLDLDTIIAERIPLEQINEGFDKMRSGHSARSVVVFD, encoded by the coding sequence TTGGCAAAAGCAGCCATTCTTGAACAACCCGGCCAAGGCCTCGTCATCGGCGAGGTCGAGCTGGCCGATCCCGGCCCGCATGAGGTTCTGATCGACACCAAGGCCTGCGGCCTGTGCCATTCGGACCTGCATTTCATCGACGGCGCCTATCCCCACCCGCTGCCGGCCATTCCCGGCCATGAGGCGGCAGGCGTGGTGCGCGCGGTGGGCAGCGAAGTGAAGACAGTGAAGCCGGGCGACCACGTGGTCTCCTGCCTCAGCGCCTTCTGCGGGCATTGCGAATTCTGCGTAACAGGTCGGATGGCGCTGTGCATGGGCGCCGACACGCGGCGGGGATCGGGCAGCGCGCCGCGCATTACCCGCGCCGATGGCTCGCCTGTGATGCAGATGCTCAACCTTTCGGCCTTCAGCGAACAGATGCTGATCCACGAACATGCCTGCGTGGCGATCGACAAAGATATGCCGCTTGACCGTGCCGCCGTGATCGGCTGCGCGGTGACGACCGGCGCGGGGACGATCTTCAATGCGGCCAAGGTGGTACCTGGCGAGACCGTGGCTGTCATCGGTTGCGGCGGCGTCGGCCTGGCGGTGATCAATGCCGCGAAAATCGCCGGCGCGGGCAAGGTGATCGCCGCCGATCCGATCCCGGAAAAGCGCGAGCTGGCCAAGGCGCTGGGCGCGACCCACACGGTTGACGCCATGGCGCCCGATGCCGCCAAGCAGATCATCGAAATTTCCGGTGGCGGCGTGCATTACGGGATCGAAGCGGTGGGCCGGCAAGCCTCGGCAGACCTGGCCGTCGCCTCGCTCCGCCGCGGCGGCACGGCGATCATCCTGGGCATGATGCCGCTCGACTGCAAGGTCGGCCTCGGCGCGATGGACCTGCTCGGCGGCAAGAAGCTGATGGGCGCGCTGATGGGGATGAACCATTTCCCGGTCGACCTGCCGCGCCTGGTTGATTTCTACATGCGCGGGCTGCTCGATCTCGATACGATCATCGCCGAGCGGATCCCGCTGGAGCAGATCAACGAGGGCTTCGACAAGATGCGCAGCGGCCATTCGGCGCGCAGCGTGGTGGTGTTCGACTGA
- a CDS encoding MFS transporter, with amino-acid sequence MSLVTGSLQLRLKLIHGFGAVAFGVKDSGFSFFLLLYYNQVLGMDAGVVSLALLVALLVDAVVDPILGHLSDRTYTRWGRRLPWLYLAPIPLAFAWIALWSPPGAEPPTFWGLLGIAVVVRVLLSACEVPSVSLLPEITADYDERTTLFRYRYLSGWSGGILMMVLAYTVFMPGPEGLLQRDGYALFGIFGAILMAVSVMGSAFGQHRLVAGYPATKPPPFSLKTAFSEIIEAFSERAFVIFALGGLAAYVSQGMSFSMTNYLNVFVWQFDRAALTAFPGILFLSVVLMFFIVSPMHRRFGKPKSAAIGALSALVLFLLPYGLLLSGVWPQVGTWASTGLYLALHLLGNTMGIVVMISASSMIAEIVEAYLEKTGRRAEGAFYSGNWLVQKCATGLGIFLTGQIVAASQLPFDAVPGAIEQAVIVKMIALYCGASIVLACIAAYWLGRFPISRHEHETRLATLNAAARADPDAHAITP; translated from the coding sequence GTGAGCCTTGTCACAGGCTCCCTGCAGCTGCGGCTGAAGCTGATCCACGGCTTCGGCGCAGTCGCGTTCGGAGTGAAGGATTCGGGCTTCAGCTTCTTCCTGCTGCTCTATTACAACCAGGTGCTGGGCATGGACGCAGGCGTGGTCAGCCTCGCCTTGCTGGTGGCGCTGCTGGTGGATGCCGTGGTCGATCCGATCCTGGGCCATCTGTCCGACCGGACCTACACACGCTGGGGCCGTCGGCTGCCATGGCTGTATCTCGCGCCGATCCCGCTGGCCTTCGCCTGGATCGCACTGTGGTCGCCGCCGGGTGCCGAGCCGCCGACCTTCTGGGGCCTGTTGGGCATCGCGGTGGTCGTGCGGGTGCTGCTGTCGGCCTGCGAAGTGCCCTCGGTCAGCCTGCTGCCAGAGATTACCGCCGACTATGACGAGCGCACCACGCTGTTCCGCTATCGCTATCTGTCGGGCTGGTCGGGCGGGATCCTGATGATGGTGCTGGCCTACACCGTTTTCATGCCGGGGCCGGAGGGACTGCTGCAGCGCGACGGTTACGCGCTATTCGGGATTTTCGGCGCCATCCTGATGGCCGTTTCAGTGATGGGCTCCGCCTTCGGGCAGCACCGCCTTGTTGCCGGTTATCCGGCAACCAAGCCTCCGCCATTCTCGCTCAAGACAGCTTTTTCGGAAATTATCGAGGCCTTCAGCGAACGTGCTTTCGTCATTTTCGCGCTAGGCGGGCTGGCTGCCTATGTCAGCCAGGGCATGTCGTTCTCGATGACGAATTATCTCAATGTCTTCGTGTGGCAGTTCGACCGCGCAGCCCTGACGGCATTCCCCGGCATCCTGTTCCTGTCTGTCGTGCTGATGTTCTTCATCGTCAGCCCCATGCACCGCCGCTTCGGCAAGCCCAAAAGTGCCGCGATCGGTGCGCTTTCGGCACTGGTTCTGTTTCTGCTGCCTTATGGCTTGTTGCTGTCAGGGGTGTGGCCGCAAGTCGGCACCTGGGCCTCCACCGGGCTGTACCTGGCGCTACACCTGCTGGGCAACACGATGGGGATCGTGGTGATGATTTCCGCATCGTCGATGATTGCAGAGATCGTCGAAGCATATCTGGAAAAGACCGGGCGGCGTGCCGAGGGCGCGTTCTATTCCGGCAACTGGCTGGTCCAGAAGTGCGCCACCGGGCTTGGCATCTTCCTGACCGGCCAGATCGTCGCCGCTTCGCAGCTGCCCTTCGACGCTGTTCCGGGCGCGATCGAGCAGGCTGTGATCGTAAAGATGATCGCGCTCTATTGCGGAGCGAGTATCGTACTGGCCTGTATCGCGGCCTATTGGCTGGGCCGCTTCCCGATCAGCCGGCATGAGCACGAAACGCGACTTGCCACGCTCAACGCGGCCGCGCGCGCCGATCCCGACGCGCATGCGATAACCCCGTGA
- a CDS encoding acyl-CoA dehydrogenase family protein — translation MDFEPTERQQYWRNRVRDFIESHVRPAVPTYKAQDAEGERWKVIQVVEDLKAKAKAEGIWNLFMPPRNDSHHHVDDTFEFEGPGLTNLEYALCAEEMGRIGFASEVFNCSAPDTGNMEVFHRYGTAEQKEEWLRPLMNGEIRSAFLMTEPYTASSDATNIECRIERDGDHYVINGRKWWSSGVGDPRCKVAIVMGKTDFSAGRHAAQSMILMPMDAPGVNILRHLPVFGYDDAPHGHMEVELKDVRVPVTNMLLGEGRGFEIAQGRLGPGRIHHCMRTIGVAEEALAKMCRRLQEREAFGKPIYKHSVWEERVARARIDIDMTRLLCLKAADMMDKVGNKSAKQEIAMIKVQAPNMALRIIDDAIQAHGGGGVSDDYGLANAYAHQRTLRLADGPDEVHARSIARMEFAKHMPQPGPTANALRDGKAPTMGEAGFSSGDMGVAR, via the coding sequence ATGGATTTCGAACCCACCGAACGGCAGCAATACTGGCGCAATCGGGTGCGCGACTTCATCGAGAGCCACGTGCGCCCCGCAGTTCCCACCTACAAGGCGCAGGATGCCGAGGGCGAGCGCTGGAAGGTGATCCAGGTGGTCGAAGACCTCAAGGCCAAGGCCAAGGCCGAAGGCATCTGGAACCTGTTCATGCCGCCGCGCAATGACAGCCACCACCATGTCGACGACACGTTCGAATTCGAAGGGCCAGGCCTGACCAACCTCGAATATGCGCTCTGCGCGGAGGAAATGGGCCGCATCGGCTTTGCCAGTGAAGTGTTCAACTGCTCCGCGCCGGACACCGGCAACATGGAAGTGTTCCACCGCTATGGCACGGCTGAGCAGAAGGAAGAATGGCTGCGCCCGCTGATGAACGGCGAAATCCGTTCGGCCTTCCTGATGACGGAGCCCTATACCGCCTCCTCTGACGCAACCAATATCGAATGCCGGATCGAGCGCGACGGTGACCACTACGTCATCAACGGTCGCAAGTGGTGGTCATCCGGCGTGGGCGATCCGCGCTGCAAGGTGGCGATCGTGATGGGCAAGACGGACTTTTCCGCCGGGCGCCACGCCGCGCAATCGATGATCCTGATGCCGATGGACGCGCCGGGTGTGAACATCCTGCGCCACCTCCCGGTGTTCGGATATGACGACGCCCCGCACGGCCACATGGAAGTCGAGCTGAAGGACGTGCGCGTGCCCGTGACCAATATGCTGCTGGGCGAAGGGCGCGGCTTCGAGATCGCGCAGGGCCGCCTTGGCCCGGGCCGCATCCATCACTGCATGCGCACCATCGGCGTCGCCGAGGAAGCGCTCGCCAAGATGTGCCGCCGCCTGCAAGAGCGCGAAGCGTTCGGCAAGCCGATCTACAAGCATTCGGTGTGGGAAGAGCGGGTTGCCCGCGCCCGGATCGATATCGACATGACCCGCCTGCTCTGCCTGAAAGCGGCCGACATGATGGACAAGGTCGGCAACAAGAGCGCCAAGCAGGAAATCGCCATGATCAAGGTCCAGGCGCCCAATATGGCGCTACGGATCATTGACGATGCGATCCAGGCGCATGGCGGCGGCGGCGTGTCGGACGATTATGGCCTCGCCAATGCCTATGCCCACCAGCGCACTTTGCGGTTGGCTGACGGGCCGGACGAAGTCCACGCCCGCTCGATCGCGCGGATGGAATTCGCCAAGCACATGCCGCAGCCCGGGCCGACCGCCAACGCCCTGCGCGATGGCAAGGCGCCGACAATGGGCGAGGCGGGCTTCAGCTCGGGCGATATGGGCGTGGCGCGTTAA